A section of the Halichoerus grypus chromosome 11, mHalGry1.hap1.1, whole genome shotgun sequence genome encodes:
- the ATM gene encoding serine-protein kinase ATM isoform X8 has product MSLALNDLLICCRQLEHDRAAERRKEVEKFKRLIRDPETVQHLDRHSDSKQSKYLNWDAVFRFLQKYVQKETECLRTAKPSVSASTQATRQKKMQEISSLVKYFIKCANKRAPRLKCQELLNYIMDTVKDSFNGAVYGADCSNILLKDVLSVRKYWCEISQQQWLVPCLLHSAFVKISDILLNSWVKEKVSKEIKVYLELDENEKIQHVKICRMQLKLC; this is encoded by the exons ATGAGTTTAGCACTTAATGATCTGCTTATTTGCTGCCGTCAACTAGAACATGATAGAGCTGCAGAACGAAGG aaagaaGTTGAGAAATTTAAGCGCCTGATTCGGGATCCTGAAACTGTTCAACATTTAGATCGACATTCAGATTCCAAACAAAGCAAATACTTGAATTGGGATGCTGTTTTTAG atttttgcagaaatatgttcagaaagaaacagaatgtcTGCGAACAGCGAAACCAAGTGTATCAGCCTCAACACAAGCCACTAGGCAGAAAAAGATGCAAGAAATCAGTAGTTTGGTCAAGTACTTCATCAAATGTGCAAATAAAA gagcACCCAGACTAAAATGTCAAGAACTCTTGAATTATATCATGGATACAGTGAAAGATTCATTTAATGGTGCCGTTTATGGAGCGGATTGTAGCAACATTCTGCTCAAGGACGTTCTCTCAGTGAGGAAATACTGGTGTGAAATATCTCAGCAACAGTGGCTAG TGCCCTGTCTCCTTCATAGTGCTTTTGTGAAAATCAGTGACATACTTCTCAAttcatgggtcaaagaaaaagtcTCAAAGGAAATCAAAGTATACTTGGAActggatgaaaatgaaaaaatacaacatGTCAAAATTTGTAGAATGCAGCTAAAGTTATGTTGA
- the ATM gene encoding serine-protein kinase ATM isoform X9 — MSLALNDLLICCRQLEHDRAAERRKEVEKFKRLIRDPETVQHLDRHSDSKQSKYLNWDAVFRFLQKYVQKETECLRTAKPSVSASTQATRQKKMQEISSLVKYFIKCANKRAPRLKCQELLNYIMDTVKDSFNGAVYGADCSNILLKDVLSVRKYWCEISQQQWLGMF; from the exons ATGAGTTTAGCACTTAATGATCTGCTTATTTGCTGCCGTCAACTAGAACATGATAGAGCTGCAGAACGAAGG aaagaaGTTGAGAAATTTAAGCGCCTGATTCGGGATCCTGAAACTGTTCAACATTTAGATCGACATTCAGATTCCAAACAAAGCAAATACTTGAATTGGGATGCTGTTTTTAG atttttgcagaaatatgttcagaaagaaacagaatgtcTGCGAACAGCGAAACCAAGTGTATCAGCCTCAACACAAGCCACTAGGCAGAAAAAGATGCAAGAAATCAGTAGTTTGGTCAAGTACTTCATCAAATGTGCAAATAAAA gagcACCCAGACTAAAATGTCAAGAACTCTTGAATTATATCATGGATACAGTGAAAGATTCATTTAATGGTGCCGTTTATGGAGCGGATTGTAGCAACATTCTGCTCAAGGACGTTCTCTCAGTGAGGAAATACTGGTGTGAAATATCTCAGCAACAGTGGCTAGGTATGTTTTGA